The stretch of DNA ACTGGTGACCCCTCACAATCTACTTGTTCTTTAGAGTGAAGCCAGTGCTTCATCGAGAACACTCAGTGCATCTTCGAGGAGTGCATCGCTGGTGGTCACTGCGGGGAGGAAACGCAGCACGTTGTAGTAGCTTCCTGCACTGAGCAAGAGCAGGCCGTGTTGGGCACCATAGGCAATAACCTTCTTGACTGCATCAGGGTTGGGGTCTTTGGTGCCGGGCTGGACAAGCTCAATTGCGAGCATCGCGCCACGGCCACGGACATCACCAATCACGGGGTATTTTTCCTGCAGCTGACGCAGTCCACCACCGAGAGTCTTTTCGATGCGCTTAGCTTCAGCAAAAAGCTTTCCATCTTCGAGCTGTTCGAATACAGACAAAGCTGCAGCACAAGCAACAGGGTTACCACCATAGGTTCCACCCATTCCGCCGACGTGAACAGAGTCCATAATGTCTGCGCGACCAACGACAGCAGACAGCGGCATACCACCGGCAATACCCTTGGCAACGGTCATCATGTCGGGAACAACACCCATGTTGGTGGTAGCGAAGTAGTCACCGGTTCGAGCAATACCACTCTGAACCTCGTCGGCTACAAAGACAACATTGTTTGCGGTGCACCACTCTTGTATGGCTGCGAGGTAGCCATCGGCTGGAACAACGAATCCACCTTCACCCTGGATGGGTTCCATGAAGATACATGCGAGATCTTCAGCGCCTACAATCTTTTCGAAGTAGGAGAGGGTGCGCTTGGCAGCCTCAGCTCCGCTAAGACCATCGTGGAAAGGGTAGGAGCTGGGAGCGCGGAAAACGGAACTTCCGAGAGGACCAAATCCGGTTCCGTAGGGGGCGTTCTTGAAGTTCATACCCATGGTCAGGTTGGTGCGACCGTGGTAAGCGTGGTCGATA from Aurantimicrobium sp. MWH-Uga1 encodes:
- the gabT gene encoding 4-aminobutyrate--2-oxoglutarate transaminase; the encoded protein is MTNTSAPAATVVTQERKVVTAIPGPKSQEMMKRRNAVVSAGVGAALPVFIENAHGSIVVDVDGNQFIDFAAGIGVTTVGHSNDGVVAAVAEQAGHYTHLCFTVTPYEGYVAVAEQLIKHTPGNHDKRVMLANSGAEAVENAVKFARKFTGKNGVGVIDHAYHGRTNLTMGMNFKNAPYGTGFGPLGSSVFRAPSSYPFHDGLSGAEAAKRTLSYFEKIVGAEDLACIFMEPIQGEGGFVVPADGYLAAIQEWCTANNVVFVADEVQSGIARTGDYFATTNMGVVPDMMTVAKGIAGGMPLSAVVGRADIMDSVHVGGMGGTYGGNPVACAAALSVFEQLEDGKLFAEAKRIEKTLGGGLRQLQEKYPVIGDVRGRGAMLAIELVQPGTKDPNPDAVKKVIAYGAQHGLLLLSAGSYYNVLRFLPAVTTSDALLEDALSVLDEALASL